The sequence AACCATCAGCTGTATATTTTCTTTAATCATTTTTCTGTAAAGTTTTTCACTGATACTCAGCTGCCGGTTGACATCTATGATTTGTGGCATTGACACCTGTTTCCTGCTGAAAGCCAGCATATTTTCAACAAGCTTTGCTGATCTTTCGGCAAGCTGCATCATTTGGGAAAGATATTCTTTCTCATGCTGTTCAAGATTTCTGCTTCTCTTTAAAAGATCTATATAAGCCATCATTCCCGCCAGAAAATTATTAAAATCGTGGGCGATGCCTCCGGCAAGCTGCCCCACAGCTTCAAGTTTCTGCGACTGGATAACCTGTCTTGTAAGTTCGTCTTTCTCTTTTTCCGCCCTTTTTCGCTCACTTATATCTCTGATTACATTCAGTATTGCCGATTTACCTTCATATTCAATCAGTGTTGAGTTAATCTCTACAGGGAAGGTGGTGCCGTCTTTTCTTTTATGTTCCGTTTCAAAAATCATGCTGCCTTTTTGACGGATTGCATCGATATTTTCTTTAATTTTATCTGTTCCTTCTTTTGTTCTGATATCTTCTATATTCATATTTTTCAATTCTTCAGTGGAATAACCGTAATATTCAGCCCCCTTCCTATTGGTACTTAAGATATTTCCATCCAAATCAACTATGCGTATAGCGTCATTGACACTGTTGAAAATGTTTTCGAATTTCTCCTCGGTCTGTTTTCTCCTCGTAATGTCATAAGCAAATGACACAAAAACCGGTTTTTCAAGTTCCATCCATTGCAGGTAAATCTCAACGGGATATTTGCTTCCGTCTTTCCTGCAGTGATATGTATTGAAAATAACTTTATCTTTTTCTCCGGTTTTCAGTGGATTTATGATTTGTTCAAAGTCCTCTTTGGTACTATTCAGATTTATGTCCAGAGGGGTCATTCGCCGGAGCTCATCGAGAGAGTATCCGATATTTTCAAGTGCCGATCTGTTGGCATCGATAAATTCAAGTGTATCCGCATCGTAAATATAGATCTCATTAATAGAATCTTTAACTATCGTTGCGAGCCTTTCAAGATCTTTTTCTCTGTAGTAACTCTCCGTGTTATCCTCAACCACTGCAATTCCTGAAACGACTTCACCGTTTTCATCCTCAATACCTTTAAACGAGGCTCTGGCATAAACCGTTTTATTTCCTGTAACAGAAGTATACCAACCTTCGGCAACTCCAAATCCTTTTATAATAGAATCGTTGTATGCTTTACTAATCTTTTCATTATTCAGCTCAAGCAAATTCAGCTGCGTGATTTTTTCCTCGGAAGAGCCCATTAAATCGGCAAAGACACTGTTGCATTCCAGTATATTACCTTCTTTGTCATACTGCATTATTCCCAAAGGAGAATTTTCAAACAAAGCTAAATATTTATCCCTCTCATTTTCAGTCTCCCTTCGTTGTTTTCTAATAATTCTATATGAGACGAACAGTCCCAAAAAACCAAAAATACCCAAAACGGCCGAAGATATAATAAACTGCTTTGTTTCCCTCACAAGCACTGCCTGGTAAGGTGAAAAATTCAGAGTGACACTGATCCCTCCCCTGATTTCACCAACTTCATAATATCTGTCACCAATCTTATAGCCTTTTTCACCGTGGCATTTCAGACATACTTCTTTTACTTTGAGGGGGGCCATATACCTGAAAACGGTTTTTCCGTTTTTATCAGCCAGCTGTTTATATTCTGTTTTACCTGC comes from Flexistipes sp. and encodes:
- a CDS encoding PAS domain S-box protein; the protein is MLNLSSLKNLKNIFIIICSFWFFIIAVNCVIYYFHVKAHVYSRALEEARESFEKDVILREWISTLGGVYVPVSNYIKPNPYLKIPRRDVTTEKGEKLTLLNPAYVTRLLHEFENKKNDDIISHITSLDPINPKNQPNRWEKRALKSFEAGKTEYKQLADKNGKTVFRYMAPLKVKEVCLKCHGEKGYKIGDRYYEVGEIRGGISVTLNFSPYQAVLVRETKQFIISSAVLGIFGFLGLFVSYRIIRKQRRETENERDKYLALFENSPLGIMQYDKEGNILECNSVFADLMGSSEEKITQLNLLELNNEKISKAYNDSIIKGFGVAEGWYTSVTGNKTVYARASFKGIEDENGEVVSGIAVVEDNTESYYREKDLERLATIVKDSINEIYIYDADTLEFIDANRSALENIGYSLDELRRMTPLDINLNSTKEDFEQIINPLKTGEKDKVIFNTYHCRKDGSKYPVEIYLQWMELEKPVFVSFAYDITRRKQTEEKFENIFNSVNDAIRIVDLDGNILSTNRKGAEYYGYSTEELKNMNIEDIRTKEGTDKIKENIDAIRQKGSMIFETEHKRKDGTTFPVEINSTLIEYEGKSAILNVIRDISERKRAEKEKDELTRQVIQSQKLEAVGQLAGGIAHDFNNFLAGMMAYIDLLKRSRNLEQHEKEYLSQMMQLAERSAKLVENMLAFSRKQVSMPQIIDVNRQLSISEKLYRKMIKENIQLMVEYYSHPIYIKIDPVQLDQIILNLVSNARDAIEDNGRIDIKVSTGSSEDILEHNSIVKPNADKYCLLTVSDNGAGIDEEKLYKIFEPFFTTKSAGTGTGLGLATIYGIVKQNNGYIFCESKKGRGTTFYIYFPVSDEKPSEKQLIGKETKPDEKVSYTEKKVLLCEDDESVRNVLSKMLGAAGFNIIEAADGEEGLRKFEENKDDIFCVVSDYVIPFKNGIELYEDIMSISPDMGFILVSGYSHDADKIAELNENRNFSFLNKPLKPELLKRTIMDIAKHGND